A DNA window from Camelina sativa cultivar DH55 chromosome 17, Cs, whole genome shotgun sequence contains the following coding sequences:
- the LOC104756425 gene encoding WUSCHEL-related homeobox 14-like yields the protein MEREMQNDAYNGRGRVMTEEQMEILRKQIAVYAVICDQLVLLHNSLSSYHPFSSGMRPMVGGYFDPMGSSSSSHRISSRHRWTPTSTQLQILESIYEEGSGTPNRRRIREIATELSEHGQITETNVYNWFQNRRARSKRKQPQTTTTANGQTDDVAVTTEERRSCGDSGGLESYEHILFPSPDLGIEHLLSIGKFLES from the exons atggagagagagatgcAAAACGATGCCTATAATGGAAGAGGGAGAGTGATGACGGAGGAGCAGATGGAGATTCTCCGTAAGCAGATCGCCGTTTACGCCGTTATTTGCGACCAGCTCGTCCTCCTCcacaactctctctcttcttaccATCCATTCTCATCAG GAATGAGGCCAATGGTCGGTGGATACTTTGATCCGATGGGGTCATCGTCAAGTTCTCATAGGATATCGTCTAGGCACCGGTGGACTCCGACTTCGACGCAGCTTCAGATACTCGAGAGCATTTACGAGGAAGGAAGCGGAACACCGAATAGACGGAGGATCAGAGAGATCGCGACAGAGCTGTCTGAACATGGACAGATCACGGAGACAAATGTCTACAACTGGTTTCAGAACCGGCGAGCTCGGTCCAAACGCAAGCAGCCTCAAACGACGACGACGGCTAATGGTCAAACTGATGATGTGGCTGTGACAACGGAGGAGAGGAGAAGTTGTGGAGATTCTGGTGGATTAGAGTCTTATGAGCATATACTCTTCCCAAGTCCTGATTTAGGGATTGAGCACTTGTTGAGTATAGGGAAATTTCTGGAGAGTTAA
- the LOC104759312 gene encoding putative WUSCHEL-related homeobox 10, translating into MEQGSLNGTYDGRVMTEEQMETLRKQIAIYAIICDQLVVLHNSLSSFPPLSSGMNLMGGGYFDPMVASSSAHGMSTRHRWTPTSKQLQILENIYKEGSGTPNPRRIKEIATELSEHGQIMEKNVYNWFQNRRARSKRKQPQTTTVTGPTDDAAVTTEERSYGDSGGFESYEHILFPSPDRGIEHLLSREKFMENKFPTG; encoded by the exons ATGGAGCAAGGGAGCCTAAACGGTACGTATGATGGTAGAGTGATGACGGAGGAGCAGATGGAGACTCTCCGTAAGCAAATCGCCATATACGCTATAATATGTGATCAGCTCGTCGTCCTACACAATTCGCTCTCTTCTTTCCCTCCTCTCTCATCAG GGATGAATCTGATGGGAGGAGGATACTTTGATCCGATGGTGGCATCGTCAAGCGCTCATGGTATGTCTACTCGTCATCGATGGACTCCAACGTCGAAGCAACTTCAGATTCTTGAGAACATTTACAAGGAAGGAAGTGGAACACCAAATCCACGGAGGATTAAAGAGATTGCTACGGAGCTGTCGGAGCACGGACAAATCATGGAGAAAAATGTCTACAATTGGTTTCAAAACCGGCGAGCTCGGTCCAAACGTAAGCAGCCTCAGACGACAACGGTGACTGGTCCGACCGATGATGCGGCTGTGACGACTGAGGAGAGGAGTTATGGAGATTCTGGAGGGTTTGAGTCTTATGAGCATATACTCTTCCCGAGTCCTGATAGAG GGATTGAGCATTTGTTGAGTAGGGAGAAGTTTATGGAGAACAAATTTCCTACAGGCTGA
- the LOC104756426 gene encoding Fanconi anemia group J protein homolog, whose protein sequence is MVSSTIKSDSKDELKQTLNPKTPKNVYQIGGLQVEFPYQPYGTQLAFMSRVISTLDRAQRDGHSHALLESPTGTGKSLSLLCSVLAWQQNYKSRLLKGNLTHSKAAPEAVTDPLNHGGGFIPETQPSDTPASTKVEQAETATKKRTKIPTIYYASRTHSQITQVIREYRKTGYRVPMAVLASRKHYCTNRNVHGKDNVDDECRLLLKDKGNIQCSEFKNVNKITSHPSLQPRGHNEVHDIEDLVKVGKNVRGCPYYASWSMAENAQLVFCPYSYIVNPVIRAGVEVDLKGAIIIFDEAHNMEDIAREAGSINLEEETLFKLQNELEQMSVAQPMIYQPLCEVVDGLISWIGRKKDSLAKRDFQHYFSSWTGDKALRELEESNISRECFPILLECFTKAIRTSKEAEMESDMLYLSGLSVLTLEELFSSLTYFFSRNGSHILDYQLGLQRSTKRGDSSGTWTHTFSLWCMNPSVVFKDLADISLSIILTSGTLSPMNSFSSELGMQFGTCLEAPHVIDVNLQVWAGAISIGPGNYPLNASYKTADAYEFQDALGKSLEEICAVVPGGSLVFFPSYKLMEKLCTRWRETGQWSRLCLKKDLFVEPRGGAQEEFDSVLKGYYDSIRGKNRFTGRNKRVKKAWTIKTETQDDSKKGAAFLAVCRGKVSEGIDFADDNARAVIIVGIPFPNLHDIQVGLKKKYNDTYKSSKNLLGGSDWYCQQAYRALNQAAGRCIRHRFDYGAIIFLDERYKEERNRTSISKWLRQSIKLYDNFEVSMEGLRSFFKSAKERLDSKMSASQDYTVEKNFSSENQSKEYRRKENQIQNKSSHVEPKDIAGRKVVDVEDRTDSYTKYPFMNKTKAFLDHKDVKPKIAEDSISVRHSTQTFIQIKEEAECYKDVIDLECGVQPETGYCEVSSVTYGDEDPETSFVKETSGMINGISVASPCSCSMNESSSPAAIGLRSPRSPDQLLKRHISTPNFRKSPLGAESSVVANPEGNSFGDIRSSTPEAESSFNMSVNSQALKRRKFTSSPVINLEDENSDAPNTRGPSDHTSLTRRIEFGFGSTEPRSQNYNIYSFPEVNQKVQLSCLLCKSPLGLPENDSYLNCLLTSSSKKYLLSLLKKTSGTAAAEMPTSVSIIMTDCSLVNQRLCRKFEGSKGQGIWCEQDGCVFNTICCPFCSIPNICLGVQVMATDSSNVQFLSKILFFADHLEVTNDAASKETVLKHKEPLADTNAAVDKSDMLESIERFAYSPIQQQDSGGWRTTKSKLRLPKRNLPTSKKT, encoded by the exons ATGGTTTCCTCAACCATTAAATCGGATTCGAAGGACGAATtgaaacaaaccctaaaccccaaaacCCCTAAAAATGTCTACCAAATCGGAGGCCTTCAAGTCGAATTCCCTTATCAACCATACGGAACCCAGCTTGCGTTCATGAGCCGGGTCATATCTACGCTAGATCGAGCCCAGAGAGACGGTCACAGCCACGCGTTACTCGAGTCTCCCACTGGTACTGGCAAATCTCTGTCTTTGCTCTGCTCTGTTCTCGCTTGGCAACAGAACTATAAATCTCGGCTTCTGAAAGGGAATTTGACTCATTCGAAAGCTGCGCCGGAAGCAGTCACCGATCCATTGAATCACGGAGGTGGGTTCATACCGGAGACGCAGCCCTCAG ATACTCCTGCATCTACAAAAGTGGAGCAAGCTGAAACTGCAACTAAGAAGAGAACTAAAATTCCTACCATATACTATGCTTC ACGAACTCATTCTCAGATTACTCAAGTGATTCGTGAGTATCGGAAAACTGGTTATAGAGTGCCCATGGCTGTATTG GCTTCACGAAAACATTACTGTACTAATCGTAATGTACATGGGAAAGACAATGTCGATGATGAATG TCGGTTGCTCCTAAAAGATAAGGGAAACATACAATGTTCTGAATTCAA GAACGTCAATAAAATCACATCTCATCCATCACTTCAGCCTAGAGGTCACAATGAGGTTCATGATATTGAAGATCTtgtaaaagttggaaaaaacgTTAGAG GCTGCCCATATTATGCTTCCTGGTCAATGGCGGAGAATGCACAATTGGTGTTTTGTCCTTACTCCTATATAGTTAATCCTGTCATCCGAGCAGGAGTTGAAGTAGATCTAAAAGGAGCGATTATAATTTTTGATGAAGCTCA CAATATGGAAGACATTGCTCGTGAAGCAGGAAGCATTAACTTAGAAGAAGAGACTCTTTTCA AATTGCAGAATGAACTAGAACAGATGAGCGTGGCACAGCCAATGATATATCAACCCTTGTGTGAAGTAGTAGAT GGATTGATAAGCTGGATTGGAAGAAAAAAGGATTCATTAGCAAAACGTGATTTCCAGCACTATTTCTCTAG TTGGACCGGAGACAAAGCTTTAAGAGAGCTTGAGGAATCTAATATCTCTCGTGAATGCTTCCCAATCTTATTGGAATGCTTTACAAAG GCTATCAGAACATCAAAGGAAGCAGAAATGGAATCAGATATGCTTTATTTGAGTGGGTTATCTGTCTTGACACTAGAAG AGTTGTTCTCTTCACTTACGTACTTCTTTTCAAGAAATGGAAGTCACATCCTAGATTACCAACTGGGTTTACAACGCTCTACTAAAAGAG GAGATTCTTCTGGTACATGGACGCATACTTTCAGTTTGTGGTGCATGAATCCTTCGGTTGTTTTTAAAGACTTAGCTGATATATCTCTATCCATCATTTTAACATCTGG GACTTTGTCACCGATGAATTCTTTCTCATCTGAACTTGGGATGCAGTTTGGCACTTGTTTAGAGGCTCCACATGTGATTGATGTTAATCTGCAG GTGTGGGCTGGTGCAATCTCCATTGGTCCTGGTAATTATCCTCTAAATGCAAGTTATAAAACAGCTGATGCATATGAGTTCCAG GATGCTTTAGGGAAATCGTTGGAAGAAATTTGCGCTGTTGTACCAGGTGGCTCCCTTGTATTCTTTCCAAGCTATAAGTTGATGGAAAAACTCTGCACACGTTGGCGTGAAACTGGGCAATGGTCTCGGCTTTGCTTGAAAAAGGACCTTTTTGTTG AACCAAGAGGAGGAGCCCAGGAAGAATTTGATTCTGTTCTGAAGGGATATTATGATTCTATACGTGGGAAGAATAGATTCACTGGAAGAAATAAAAGAGTTAAGAAAGCATGGACTATTAAAACTGAGACTCAAGATGATTCTAAGAAAGGAGCTGCATTTCTTGCAGTGTGTAGaggaaag GTTTCAGAAGGGATTGACTTTGCTGATGACAACGCCAGGGCAGTG ATAATTGTCGGCATTCCATTTCCAAACTT GCATGATATTCAAGTCGgactaaagaaaaaatataatgataccTACAAATCATCTAAAAACCTTCTCGGAGGGAGTGACTGGTATTGCCAACAGGCCTATCGTGCTTTAAATCAAGCAGCAG GGCGATGTATCCGGCATAGGTTTGATTATGGTGCCATCATATTTTTGG ATGAGCgatacaaagaagaaaggaacaGAACGTCTATTTCAAAGTGGCTAAGGCAGTCTATCAAACTGTATGATAATTTTGAAGTATCTATGGAAGGGTTAAGATCATTTTTCAAAAGTGCCAAG GAGCGACTTGACAGTAAGATGTCTGCGTCCCAGGATTATACTGTTGAGAAGAACTTTTCTTCGGAAAACCAAAGCAAAGAATACAGAAGGAAGGAAAATCAGATTCAGAACAAATCTAGTCATGTGGAAccaaaa GATATCGCAGGTAGGAAGGTGGTAGACGTGGAGGATCGCACAGATTCGTATACAAAATATCCTTTTATGAACAAAACCAAGGCCTTTTTGGATCACAAAGATGTGAAACCAAAAATAGCTGAAGATTCAATATCTGTACGGCATTCTACTCAGACATTCATTCAAATTAAAGAGGAAGCTGAATGCTACAAAGACGTTATTGATCTTGAGTGCGGTGTCCAACCTGAGACTGG GTATTGCGAGGTGTCATCAGTGACCTACGGTGATGAAGATCCAGAAACATCTTTTGTCAAGGAGACCTCTGGTATGATCAATGGGATATCAGTAGCCAGTCCATGTTCTTGCTCGATGAATGAAAGCTCTAGTCCAGCAGCAATAGGTCTGAgatctccgaggtctcctgatcAATTATTAAAGCGGCATATATCTACTCCAAATTTTAGAAAATCTCCTCTTGGAGCTGAGTCATCCGTAGTAGCAAATCCTGAGGGAAATTCTTTCGGTGACATCCGTAGTTCGACTCCAGAAGCAGAGTCATCTTTCAACATGAGCGTTAATTCACAAgctttgaagagaagaaagtttACTAGCTCTCCTGTCATTAACCTTGAAGACGAAAACAGTGATGCACCTAATACTAGAGGACCCTCAGATCACACGAGTTTAACAAGAAGAATTGAGTTTGGGTTTGGGAGCACCGAACCAAGATCCCAAAACTACAACATATATTCTTTTCCAGAAGTTAATCAGAAAGTGCAGCTATCTTGTTTGCTCTGCAAAAGTCCATTAGGTCTACCTGAGAATGACTcttatctcaattgcttgttgACTTCGTCGTCCAAAAAGTATTTGCTGTCTCTTCTGAAAAAAACATCAGGAACTGCTGCTGCAGAAATGCCAACAAGTGTTTCAATTATCATGACAGATTGCTCATTGGTTAATCAGAGACTCTGCAGAAAATTTGAAGGCTCAAAAGGTCAGGGTATTTGGTGCGAGCAAGATGGATGTGTTTTCAATACTATCTGTTGCCCTTTCTGCAGTATCCCAAACATATGTCTCGGAGTGCAAGTCATGGCTACTGATTCATCAAATGTCCAGTTTTTGAGTAAA ATTTTGTTCTTTGCTGATCATCTAGAAGTCACGAATGATGCTGCAAGCAAAGAAACGGTCTTAAAGCACAAG GAACCTCTTGCTGACACTAATGCAGCTGTGGATAAGAGTGATATGCTTGAGTCAATAGAGAGATTTGCATACTCCCCGATTCAGCAGCAAGATTCAGGAGGCTGGAGGACTACAAAATCAAAG TTGAGACTACCAAAACGCAATTTGCCAACAAGCAAGAAGACCTAG
- the LOC104759314 gene encoding Fanconi anemia group J protein homolog, whose translation MVSTTSKSDSKDEVKQTLNPENPKKLYQIGGLQVEFPYQPYGTQLAFMSRVISTLDRAQRDGHSHALLESPTGTGKSLSLLCSVLAWQKSYLSRFSNGNFSHLKTQPSDTTLPSNVEPPEPPNIPTIYYASRTHAQISQVIREYKKTGYRVPMAVLGSRKRCCTNRHVQGKDNVDEKCRLLLKDKKNPKCPEFEGAARILAYPSLRQNGHNGVHDIEDLVKIGKTVIGCPYFASRKMLEVAKLVFCPYSYIIDPVIRGGINLKGAIKLLKPCYNMEDIAREAGSINLEEDIIIKLRNELEKLSDDEPEFYEPLYEVVEGLISWIGSKKDSLAKRDSEHYFSNWTGDRALKELKEFNITPEYLPQLQACLDQAITKSEAAEMDPDKPYLSGISVTTLEELFATLTYFFSKNGSHVLDYEMGLLRSARRGTRDTGWTHTFSLWCMNPSVVFKDLADLSLSIILTSGTLSPMNSFSSELGLPFATCLEAPHVIDPNLQVWAGAISSGPGNYPLNASYKTADAYEFQDTLGKSLEEICNIVPGGSLVFFPSYKLMEKLCTRWRETGQWSRLCLKRDLFIEPRGGATDDFETVLKEYYDSISGKNRLIGRNRRVKKAGSVVTEAQDDYKKGSAFLAVCRGKVSEGLDFSDEKARAVIIVGIPFPNLHDILVELKRKYNDTYKSSKNLLGGGEWYCQQAYRALNQAAGRCIRHRFDYGAIIFLDERYRQPRNRASISKWLRQSIKLYDNFEASMEGLRYFFSSVKEQVNSKMLESHEQNLSSENQSKEFIKKENQIQNNSSHVEPKDIASRRVVNVEDYTSSNPRYSFTNEVLIHNDVKPKIALRSRSMRLPESYPGYVPAAHTFIQVKKETESFKGVIDLDCEVQTEPGYCEVSSVTNCDEDPETSSVSGIATASPGSSSKNESSSLATGLRSMKSPDQFLKRHISTENFRKSPLGTESSVLVTPERYSIGGDTRNSILEAESPLNMSVNSNALKRRKFSSSPVIIDLEEEEYSNAPSTEPADHTNFTRKIEFGFGSTESRSQNENTYAFQEVNQRVMRISCSLCRSSLGHPENDSHPKCLLTSSSKAYLLSLLKEASGIAAQEEMPTSVSVIMTDCSLVNQRLCTNSESSKGQGIWCQKDGCVYNTIFCPFCSVPNTCLGVQVMATNSSNVQLMSKILFFADHLEVKNDDASKETALKHKFGTNGDAKDVEIEVKLF comes from the exons atggtttcCACAACCAGCAAATCGGATTCCAAGGACGAAGtgaaacaaaccctaaaccccgaaaaccctaaaaagcttTACCAGATCGGAGGCCTTCAAGTTGAGTTCCCTTATCAACCGTATGGAACCCAGCTTGCGTTCATGAGCCGGGTCATATCTACGCTCGATCGTGCCCAGAGAGACGGTCACTCCCACGCATTGCTCGAGTCTCCAACTGGTACTGGCAAATCTCTGTCTTTGCTCTGTTCTGTTCTCGCTTGGCAAAAGAGCTATCTATCGCGGTTTTCCAATGGGAACTTTTCTCATTTGAAAACGCAGCCTTCAG ATACTACTTTACCTAGCAATGTGGAGCCACCTGAACCACCAAATATTCCCACCATATACTATGCTTC acgAACTCATGCTCAGATCTCTCAAGTCATTCGTGAGTATAAAAAAACTGGTTACAGAGTGCCCATGGCTGTATTG GGTTCTAGGAAACGTTGCTGCACGAATCGTCATGTACAAGGGAAAGACAACGTAGACgaaaaatg tCGGTTGCTcctaaaagataagaaaaaccCAAAATGTCCTGAGTTCGA AGGTGCCGCTCGCATCTTAGCTTACCCATCACTTAGGCAAAACGGGCACAATGGGGTTCATGACATTGAAGACCTTGTAAAAATTGGGAAAACTGTTATAG gcTGTCCATATTTTGCTTCCAGGAAAATGTTGGAGGTTGCAAAATTGGTTTTTTGCccttattcatatataattgatcCTGTAATTCGAGGAGGAATAAATCTAAAAGGAGCCATTAAGCTTCTGaaaccttgtta CAATATGGAAGACATTGCTCGTGAAGCAGGAAGCATTAACTTGGAAGAAGATATTATTATCA AATTGCGGAATGAACTAGAAAAGTTGAGTGACGATGAGCCAGAGTTCTATGAACCCTTGTATGAAGTAGTAGAG GGATTGATAAGTTGGATTGGAAGTAAAAAAGATTCATTAGCAAAACGTGATTCTGAGCACTATTTCTCTAA CTGGACTGGAGACAGAGCTTTGAAAGAGCTCAAGGAATTCAATATCACTCCAGAGTACTTGCCACAATTACAGGCGTGTCTTGATCAA GCGATCACAAAATCAGAGGCAGCAGAGATGGACCCTGATAAGCCTTATTTGAGTGGGATATCTGTCACGACActagaag AGTTGTTTGCTACACTTACATACTTCTTTTCCAAAAACGGAAGTCACGTCCTAGATTACGAAATGGGTTTACTACGGTCTGCTAGGAGAGGTACAA GAGATACTGGTTGGACGCATACGTTCAGTTTGTGGTGCATGAATCCCTCTGTTGTATTCAAAGACTTAGCTGATCTTTCTTTATCCATCATTTTAACATCTGG GACTTTGTCACCGATGAATTCTTTCTCATCTGAACTTGGGTTGCCGTTTGCCACTTGTTTAGAGGCTCCACATGTGATTGATCCTAATCTGCAG GTGTGGGCGGGTGCAATCTCCAGTGGTCCTGGTAATTATCCTCTAAATGCAAGTTATAAAACAGCTGATGCATATGAATTCCAG GATACTCTAGGGAAATCCTTGGAAGAAATTTGCAACATTGTACCAGGTGGATCTCTGGTATTCTTTCCAAGCTATAAGTTGATGGAAAAACTCTGCACGCGTTGGCGTGAAACTGGACAATGGTCTCGGCTCTGCTTGAAAAGGGATCTTTTCATCG AACCAAGAGGAGGAGCCACGGACGACTTCGAAACTGTTCTGAAGGAATATTATGATTCGATAAGCGGAAAGAACAGATTGATTGGAAGAAATAGAAGAGTTAAGAAAGCAGGTTCTGTTGTAACTGAGGCTCAAGATGATTACAAGAAAGGATCTGCATTTCTTGCAGTATGTAGAGGaaag GTTTCAGAAGGGCTTGATTTTTCTGATGAAAAGGCCAGGGCAGTG ATAATTGTTGGCATTCCATTTCCAAACTT GCACGATATTCTAGTCGAACTAAAGCGAAAATATAATGATACATACAAATCATCTAAAAACCTTCTTGGAGGCGGTGAATGGTATTGCCAACAGGCGTATCGTGCTTTAAATCAAGCAGCAGGGAGATGTATCCGGCATAGGTTTGATTATGGTGCCATCATATTCTTGG aTGAGCGATACAGACAACCAAGGAACAGAGCGTCTATTTCAAAGTGGCTAAGGCAGTCTATCAAGCTGTATGATAATTTTGAAGCTTCTATGGAAGgattaagatattttttcagCAGTGTCAAG GAGCAAGTTAACAGTAAGATGTTAGAGTCCCATGAGCAGAACTTATCTTCTGAAAACCAAAGCAAAGAATTCATAAAGAAAGAGAATCAGATTCAGAACAATTCTAGTCATGTGGAACCAAAG GATATTGCAAGTAGGAGGGTGGTGAACGTGGAGGACTATACAAGTTCGAATCCAAGATACTCTTTTACGAACGAAGTTTTAATTCACAATGATGTGAAACCAAAAATAGCTTTACGTTCGAGATCTATGCGGCTTCCTGAATCATATCCAGGTTACGTACCTGCTGCTCACACATTCATTCAAGTTAAAAAGGAAACTGAATCCTTTAAAGGAGTCATTGATCTTGACTGCGAGGTCCAGACTGAGCCTGG GTACTGTGAGGTTTCGTCGGTGACCAACTGTGATGAAGATCCAGAAACATCTTCTGTCTCTGGTATTGCAACCGCGAGTCCAGGTTCTAGCTCGAAGAATGAAAGCTCTAGCCTAGCAACAGGTCTGAGATCTATGAAGTCTCCTGATCAATTCTTAAAAAGGCATATATCTActgaaaatttcagaaaatcTCCTCTTGGTACTGAATCGTCTGTTCTAGTAACCCCAGAGAGATATTCCATTGGTGGTGATACACGTAATTCGATTCTAGAAGCAGAGTCGCCTTTGAACATGAGTGTTAATTCCAATGccttgaagagaagaaagtttAGTAGCTCACCAGTCATCAttgaccttgaagaagaagaatacagtAATGCTCCTAGTACTGAACCTGCGGATCATACAAATTTTACAAGGAAAATTGAATTTGGGTTTGGTAGTACCGAATCAAGATCCCAAAACGAAAATACATATGCTTTTCAGGAAGTGAATCAGAGAGTGATGAGGATATCTTGTTCACTTTGTAGAAGTTCATTAGGTCACCCTGAGAACGACTCGCATCCCAAATGCTTGTTGACTTCGTCGTCCAAGGCGTATTTGCTGTCTCTTCTGAAAGAAGCATCAGGTATTGCTGCTCAAGAAGAAATGCCAACGAGTGTTTCAGTTATCATGACAGATTGCTCATTGGTTAATCAGAGACTGTGCACAAATTCTGAAAGCTCAAAAGGTCAGGGAATTTGGTGCCAGAAAGATGGATGTGTTTACAATACTATATTTTGCCCTTTCTGTAGTGTCCCAAACACCTGCCTTGGAGTGCAAGTCATGGCTACAAATTCATCAAACGTCCAGCTTATGAGCAAA attttgttCTTTGCTGATCATCTAGAAGTCAAGAATGATGATGCAAGCAAGGAAACAGCGTTAAAGCACAAG TTTGGAACAAATGGAGATGCGAAAGATGTTGAAATAGAAGTGAAGTTGTTTTAA